One segment of Brassica napus cultivar Da-Ae chromosome C3, Da-Ae, whole genome shotgun sequence DNA contains the following:
- the LOC106388866 gene encoding probable RNA-binding protein 19: protein MASYSQKANLLVKRKPEDGLGTEPVLKKHKEKSEEKEIEARVELLSDIEANLETVETEPVHREEKETAKGFSDEIKGRVELLENEANLISVEGLDETPKEAAELKKTLFVAHLPPQTKIRDIIRFFKDVGQVVRVLLQATDKGKCAGQGFVEFASASQAKKALEKKKNEYLHKRNIFLDVAHKGALHLPPKYCIDHKVWYQEDYLQQESLRIQEDPKFAEEATILFVANLSPQTTNLLHIINFLEDDGVVVSVRLIVSHEGKHVGCGFVEFASANQAKKALEKKNGEYLHDYKILLMKRRDETPNFVEEVATVRSKTISVTHFSGQTKISDIINFFKDVGQVVHVRLIVNPKIKHVRLGFVEFASANEAEKALEKNGEYLFDRDIYLDFVEEAAYTILSRHCVDHKVWYENYPQRESPLIEEHAATETPDFVEDVNLMETTVFFAAVTMKKDKCSMSNIISIFKSAGEIVRVRLVVDHRDEPLGCGFVEFASAEEAKKAVLEKNGTAIYVRVAEKAPYRFRPKCNLADLADKLWYEDKLRREGFGLPSKSELRIEEAVFCGKKTIFSDKD, encoded by the exons ATGGCCAGTTATAGCCAGAAAGCTAATTTATTGGTTAAGAGAAAGCCGGAAGATGGTTTGGGGACCGAACCGGTTCTGaagaaacataaagaaaaatctGAGGAGAAGGAGATTGAAGCAAGGGTTGAGTTGTTGTCTGATATTGAGGCTAATTTG GAGACAGTGGAGACCGAACCTGTCCATAGGGAGGAGAAGGAGACAGCGAAAGGATTTTCTGATGAGATCAAAGGAAGGGTCGAGTTGTTGGAGAATGAGGCTAATTTAATCTCAGTGGAAGGACTTGATGAAACTCCCAAGGAAGCTGCC GAACTTAAAAAGACGCTCTTTGTTGCTCATCTCCCTCCCCAAACTAAAATAAGAGATAT CATACGTTTCTTCAAAGATGTTGGACAAGTTGTTCGTGTTCTACTTCAAGCTACCGACAAGGGAAAGTGTGCGGGCCAAGGTTTTGTTGAATTTGCTTCTGCTAGCCAAGCAAAGAAG GCactggaaaagaagaagaatgaataTTTGCATAAACGCAATATTTTCCTGGATGTGGCTCATAAGGGAGCTCTACACCTTCCACCCAA GTATTGCATCGATCACAAGGTTTG GTACCAAGAAGACTATCTTCAACAAGAAAGCCTTAGGATACAAGAAGATCCCAAGTTTGCTGAG GAAGCTACCATTCTTTTTGTTGCCAATCTCTCTCCACAAACGACTAATTTATTACATAT CATCAATTTCTTGGAAGATGATGGAGTTGTTGTCAGTGTTCGACTTATTGTAAGCCACGAGGGTAAGCATGTGGGCTGTggctttgttgagtttgcttctGCTAATCAAGCTAAGAAG GCACTGGAAAAGAAGAATGGTGAATATTTGCACGATTATAAGATCTTGTTGATGAAAAGGCGTGATGAAACTCCCAATTTTGTTGAG GAAGTTGCCACTGTAAGAAGTAAGACGATCAGTGTTACCCATTTCTCTGGCCAAACTAAAATATCAGATAT CATCAATTTCTTCAAAGATGTTGGCCAAGTTGTTCATGTTCGACTTATTGTAAACCCCAAGATCAAGCATGTGAGGCTTGGCTTTGTCGAGTTTGCTTCTGCTAACGAAGCAGAGAAG GCGCTGGAAAAGAACGGCGAATATTTGTTCGATAGAGATATCTATCTTGATTTTGTTGAGGAAGCTGCATACACTATACTATCCAG GCATTGCGTAGATCACAAGGTTTGGTACGAAAACTACCCACAACGAGAAAGCCCTCTGATTGAAGAACATGCAGCAACAGAAACTCCCGATTTTGTTGAG GATGTTAACTTGATGGAAACGACGGTCTTTTTTGCCGCAGTCACTATGAAAAAAGACAAATGTAGCATGTCAAATAT CATCAGTATCTTCAAATCTGCTGGAGAAATTGTTCGTGTTCGGCTTGTAGTAGACCACAGGGATGAGCCTCTCGGATGTggttttgttgagtttgcttctGCTGAGGAAGCAAAGAAG GCTGTGCTAGAGAAGAATGGTACTGCTATTTATGTCAGGGTGGCCGAGAAAGCTCCATACCGTTTCCGACCCAA GTGCAACCTTGCAGACCTTGCGGATAAGCTTTG GTATGAAGACAAGCTTCGACGAGAAGGCTTTGGTTTGCCGAGCAAATCGGAGCTGAGGATAGAGGAGGCAGTCTTCTGCGGTAAGAAGACAATCTTCTCTGACAAAGACtga
- the LOC106388864 gene encoding BTB/POZ domain-containing protein At3g05675 isoform X1, translating into MISVWFVDCKIKKLYPFSYGSKKFTLRNLIKDSTFRDDQQAEASYTFGDRSTSDIVVRLRNEEGRDDWIYCHSKILTEKSRYFSDRLSDKWPTCKILDSRYCVEVICQESDYDHHINLLRLLYVVGSGDDDVPEDHHLCHNVKSALGILCVAKDLDCPLVVTACVNYLEAVPWEEGEEEEMLRVVPMIGPEAEPVLARLQPVDQSAVTGIFSSALRFATSSPPLPLCDIKASAQEQIEYMITEDDDAPLLIADEVIKLEVKECVNSLFVRFFQCLEEVSSKNGLSLKMVVSDLSWAFQILTKMEMVRDFVVTWVETSEKLVKVVEAMETVAETVEIRVKVTEVTSKVVEAIGYGTVILPTMKRLQMVKLWLPFVRETKPRVDSAGSNQEEDKEEGVRCKIDGEIWQALESSFVSIILALPSSDQAEILTEWLSKNGVYPDLTEAFEVWCYRSKVAKRRLGLLGGEEDGKDMS; encoded by the exons ATGATATCAGTGTGGTTCGTAGATTGCAAGATCAAAAAGCTGTATCCTTTCTCGTACGGCTCAAAGAAGTTCACACTGAGGAATCTTATTAAAGATTCAACATTTAGG GATGATCAACAAGCAGAGGCATCATATACATTTGGTGATAGATCCACAAGTGACATAGTTGTTAGACTAAGAAACGAAGAAGGCCGTGACGACTGGATCTACTGCCACTCCAAGATCCTCACCGAGAAAAGCAGATACTTCTCAGACCGTCTCTCTGATAAATGGCCCACTTGCAAGATTCTTGATTCTCGCTACTGCGTTGAAGTCATTTGCCAAGAATCAGATTATGACCATCACATCAATCTCTTAAGACTACTCTACGTTGTTGGctctggtgatgatgatgtcCCTGAGGATCACCACTTGTGCCATAACGTGAAAAGCGCGTTGGGGATTCTCTGTGTTGCTAAGGATCTTGATTGTCCTCTGGTTGTCACTGCTTGTGTGAACTACTTGGAAGCTGTTCCTTGGGAGGAAGGTGAAGAGGAAGAGATGCTGAGGGTTGTACCGATGATTGGACCGGAAGCAGAGCCGGTTCTTGCTCGTTTGCAGCCGGTTGATCAGTCTGCTGTTACTGGAATCTTTTCATCTGCTTTAAGATTCGCTACCTCGTCCCCTCCTTTGCCATTGTGTGACATAAAAGCATCTGCTCAGGAACAGATTGAGTATATGATAACCGAAGATGATGATGCTCCGTTGTTGATTGCTGATGAAGTAATCAAGCTTGAAGTAAAGGAATGTGTGAATAGCTTGTTTGTGAGATTCTTCCAGTGTCTAGAAGAGGTCAGTAGCAAGAACGGGTTGTCTTTAAAAATGGTCGTGTCGGATTTGTCATGGGCGTTTCAGATACTAACAAAGATGGAGATGGTGAGAGATTTTGTTGTAACATGGGTTGAGACGTCTGAGAAGTTAGTTAAGGTAGTTGAAGCGATGGAAACGGTTGCAGAGACGGTGGAGATAAGAGTTAAAGTCACAGAGGTGACTTCGAAAGTTGTAGAGGCGATTGGCTACGGAACTGTGATATTACCAACAATGAAACGGCTTCAGATGGTGAAACTATGGCTTCCTTTTGTAAGAGAAACAAAGCCTCGTGTTGACTCAGCAGGTTCCAATCAAGAAGAAGATAAGGAGGAAGGGGTGAGATGTAAAATAGATGGAGAGATATGGCAAGCTTTGGAGTCTTCCTTTGTGTCTATAATTTTGGCGTTGCCATCTTCAGACCAAGCTGAGATATTGACTGAGTGGTTAAGCAAGAACGGGGTGTATCCGGATTTGACAGAGGCTTTTGAGGTTTGGTGTTATAGATCAAAAGTTGCCAAGAGAAGATTGGGTTTGCTAGGGGGAGAGGAAGATGGGAAGGACATGTCTTAA
- the LOC106388864 gene encoding BTB/POZ domain-containing protein At3g05675 isoform X2 — MEPPDDQQAEASYTFGDRSTSDIVVRLRNEEGRDDWIYCHSKILTEKSRYFSDRLSDKWPTCKILDSRYCVEVICQESDYDHHINLLRLLYVVGSGDDDVPEDHHLCHNVKSALGILCVAKDLDCPLVVTACVNYLEAVPWEEGEEEEMLRVVPMIGPEAEPVLARLQPVDQSAVTGIFSSALRFATSSPPLPLCDIKASAQEQIEYMITEDDDAPLLIADEVIKLEVKECVNSLFVRFFQCLEEVSSKNGLSLKMVVSDLSWAFQILTKMEMVRDFVVTWVETSEKLVKVVEAMETVAETVEIRVKVTEVTSKVVEAIGYGTVILPTMKRLQMVKLWLPFVRETKPRVDSAGSNQEEDKEEGVRCKIDGEIWQALESSFVSIILALPSSDQAEILTEWLSKNGVYPDLTEAFEVWCYRSKVAKRRLGLLGGEEDGKDMS, encoded by the exons ATGGAGCCTCCT GATGATCAACAAGCAGAGGCATCATATACATTTGGTGATAGATCCACAAGTGACATAGTTGTTAGACTAAGAAACGAAGAAGGCCGTGACGACTGGATCTACTGCCACTCCAAGATCCTCACCGAGAAAAGCAGATACTTCTCAGACCGTCTCTCTGATAAATGGCCCACTTGCAAGATTCTTGATTCTCGCTACTGCGTTGAAGTCATTTGCCAAGAATCAGATTATGACCATCACATCAATCTCTTAAGACTACTCTACGTTGTTGGctctggtgatgatgatgtcCCTGAGGATCACCACTTGTGCCATAACGTGAAAAGCGCGTTGGGGATTCTCTGTGTTGCTAAGGATCTTGATTGTCCTCTGGTTGTCACTGCTTGTGTGAACTACTTGGAAGCTGTTCCTTGGGAGGAAGGTGAAGAGGAAGAGATGCTGAGGGTTGTACCGATGATTGGACCGGAAGCAGAGCCGGTTCTTGCTCGTTTGCAGCCGGTTGATCAGTCTGCTGTTACTGGAATCTTTTCATCTGCTTTAAGATTCGCTACCTCGTCCCCTCCTTTGCCATTGTGTGACATAAAAGCATCTGCTCAGGAACAGATTGAGTATATGATAACCGAAGATGATGATGCTCCGTTGTTGATTGCTGATGAAGTAATCAAGCTTGAAGTAAAGGAATGTGTGAATAGCTTGTTTGTGAGATTCTTCCAGTGTCTAGAAGAGGTCAGTAGCAAGAACGGGTTGTCTTTAAAAATGGTCGTGTCGGATTTGTCATGGGCGTTTCAGATACTAACAAAGATGGAGATGGTGAGAGATTTTGTTGTAACATGGGTTGAGACGTCTGAGAAGTTAGTTAAGGTAGTTGAAGCGATGGAAACGGTTGCAGAGACGGTGGAGATAAGAGTTAAAGTCACAGAGGTGACTTCGAAAGTTGTAGAGGCGATTGGCTACGGAACTGTGATATTACCAACAATGAAACGGCTTCAGATGGTGAAACTATGGCTTCCTTTTGTAAGAGAAACAAAGCCTCGTGTTGACTCAGCAGGTTCCAATCAAGAAGAAGATAAGGAGGAAGGGGTGAGATGTAAAATAGATGGAGAGATATGGCAAGCTTTGGAGTCTTCCTTTGTGTCTATAATTTTGGCGTTGCCATCTTCAGACCAAGCTGAGATATTGACTGAGTGGTTAAGCAAGAACGGGGTGTATCCGGATTTGACAGAGGCTTTTGAGGTTTGGTGTTATAGATCAAAAGTTGCCAAGAGAAGATTGGGTTTGCTAGGGGGAGAGGAAGATGGGAAGGACATGTCTTAA
- the LOC106384177 gene encoding GDSL esterase/lipase At1g28590-like, translating into MKKLVIFILSTLFLTTANSETQCRRFKSIISFRDSIADTGNLLGLSDPNDLPHVAFRPYGDTFFHHPTGRFSNGRLIIVLVPTLPIVARHVDTDSAALPIFNQAEILNEWLSKNGVYPDLTEAFEVWCYRSKVAKRRLGLLGGEEDGNGMS; encoded by the exons ATGAAGAAGCTCGTGATCTTCATCTTATCTACTCTGTTTCTCACCACCGCGAACTCTGAAACGCAGTGCCGGCGTTTCAAGTCGATCATCAGCTTCCGCGACTCCATTGCCGACACAGGAAACTTGCTCGGCCTCTCTGATCCTAACGATCTTCCTCATGTCGCGTTCCGTCCATACGGAGACACATTCTTCCACCATCCCACGGGCCGTTTCTCAAACGGTCGCCTCATCATCGTACTTGTCCCCACTCTTCCAATCGTTGCGCGCCACGTCGATACGGACTCG GCGG CGTTGCCAATCTTCAACCAAGCTGAGATACTGAATGAGTGGTTAAGCAAGAACGGGGTGTATCCGGATTTAACAGAGGCTTTTGAGGTTTGGTGTTACAGATCAAAAGTGGCCAAGAGAAGATTGGGTTTGCTAGGTGGAGAGGAAGATGGGAATGGCATGTCTTAA